One genomic region from Saprospiraceae bacterium encodes:
- a CDS encoding TonB-dependent receptor: MYKIFTPTILFCVFFFTSPIKSLAQDTLSSLSTDLPEIHISAYSNRSDLIRIPAALQVIKDTLHVDHSFSLASVFNHAPGVRLEERSPGSYRLSIRGSTLRSPFGVRNVKVYLDGFSLSDGGGNTYLQLLSPELISKAELLKGPASSMYGAGSGGALLLSTDDEVNQLSLSLGSYSRWQESIKFHHQYKKWKVQVFQNHQQSQGYRQQSAMDRDLIFASQSYHTTRSDLKLFQLYGDLFYETPGGLNLDQKTADPRQARPAAGRLPGAVEQHASINNKTTMIGAGYRYDLSPKWSIDPKASLWYTDFRNPFITNYEVRFEKNASIKPEIKYFNPTPHGNMEWITGLEYLSQANLIKNFGNNKGKIDTLQAASNINSSQNNVFTQLQVNHRSWQWLAGLSLNQQTFQYKDRSASSFIKKQSGSVLMPRISMSYSISNRKSIFISAAKGNSPPTVAEIRPSSGEYNDQLLPESGWNLELGLKSYGPRWSYNINVYTMQLKNAIVRRNDAAGVEYFVNAGGADITGAEAWLKYDYKTLSWSATTAWQPYEFVSYKQRTTDFSGLDVTGVPAHTVSSQLNWRGIPKTNIGITWYYQSTLPLNDANTFLLPAYQLLNAHMVYDLTQTLNIGVSGENLLNADYSSGPDINAAVNRFYNSGPLRSVMATLKWRLNK, from the coding sequence TTTACCTCGCCCATAAAAAGTCTGGCTCAAGATACACTGTCCTCCCTATCAACCGATTTACCAGAAATTCACATCAGCGCTTATTCAAATCGGAGTGATTTGATCAGGATACCTGCAGCATTACAGGTTATTAAGGATACCCTCCATGTAGACCATTCTTTTTCACTGGCTTCAGTCTTTAACCATGCACCTGGAGTGAGACTTGAAGAGCGATCACCAGGCAGTTATCGCTTAAGCATCCGGGGCTCTACCTTAAGGTCTCCCTTTGGAGTTAGAAATGTAAAAGTCTACCTGGATGGATTTTCTCTCTCAGACGGAGGAGGAAATACCTATCTGCAGTTGTTGAGCCCGGAGCTGATCTCCAAAGCCGAACTACTCAAAGGCCCGGCTTCCAGTATGTATGGTGCAGGGTCCGGAGGTGCATTACTGCTGTCTACTGATGATGAAGTGAATCAATTATCTCTATCGTTGGGTTCCTACTCCCGGTGGCAGGAATCTATAAAATTCCATCATCAGTATAAAAAATGGAAGGTTCAAGTCTTCCAGAATCACCAACAAAGCCAAGGCTATCGGCAGCAATCTGCTATGGATCGGGATCTTATATTTGCCTCACAATCTTATCATACCACCAGGTCTGACTTGAAGCTATTCCAACTCTATGGAGACCTTTTCTACGAAACTCCCGGAGGATTAAATTTGGATCAGAAAACGGCGGATCCAAGGCAAGCTAGACCAGCAGCGGGTCGTCTGCCAGGGGCCGTAGAGCAACACGCCAGTATCAATAATAAAACTACCATGATTGGGGCCGGCTACCGATACGACCTATCACCTAAGTGGAGTATAGACCCAAAAGCTAGTCTGTGGTATACTGATTTTAGAAACCCTTTTATCACTAATTACGAAGTAAGGTTTGAGAAAAATGCCTCTATCAAACCGGAGATTAAATATTTCAATCCTACTCCGCATGGCAATATGGAGTGGATCACCGGACTGGAATATCTGAGCCAGGCCAATTTGATCAAAAATTTTGGAAATAATAAAGGCAAGATCGATACGCTTCAGGCGGCCTCCAATATCAATTCTAGCCAAAACAATGTATTCACCCAATTACAAGTCAACCATCGAAGTTGGCAATGGCTGGCTGGACTGAGCCTTAATCAACAAACATTTCAATACAAAGACAGAAGTGCCTCCTCTTTTATCAAAAAACAAAGTGGTTCAGTCCTGATGCCCAGGATTTCTATGTCGTACAGCATCTCTAATCGTAAGAGTATATTCATTTCAGCTGCCAAGGGTAATTCTCCACCTACCGTCGCCGAGATCAGGCCCTCCTCCGGAGAATACAATGATCAACTACTGCCTGAAAGCGGTTGGAATCTTGAATTGGGCTTAAAATCTTATGGGCCACGCTGGTCCTATAATATCAATGTATACACTATGCAGTTGAAAAATGCCATTGTGCGACGAAATGATGCTGCCGGAGTGGAATATTTTGTCAATGCCGGTGGCGCCGATATCACCGGAGCTGAGGCTTGGCTAAAATATGATTATAAAACCTTAAGTTGGTCTGCGACTACTGCCTGGCAGCCTTATGAATTCGTCAGTTATAAACAACGCACTACTGACTTCAGCGGGCTCGATGTGACCGGAGTGCCTGCTCATACCGTATCCAGCCAGCTAAATTGGCGGGGAATCCCTAAAACCAATATTGGAATAACCTGGTATTACCAATCTACCTTGCCCCTCAATGATGCCAATACATTTCTATTGCCTGCCTATCAGCTTCTTAATGCACATATGGTGTATGATTTGACCCAAACTCTGAATATTGGAGTATCTGGCGAAAATCTTTTAAATGCTGACTACAGTTCTGGGCCGGATATCAATGCCGCTGTGAACCGATTTTATAACTCAGGGCCTTTGCGCAGTGTCATGGCTACCTTAAAATGGCGATTGAACAAATAA